A window of the Verminephrobacter eiseniae EF01-2 genome harbors these coding sequences:
- a CDS encoding transporter substrate-binding domain-containing protein, with protein MKFKAICQCLVAVLTLLGMCFTSLAHADKLADVLKRGYLIVGTTGSSPPFGFKDEKGELQGFDVDMSRLIAKALFGDPQKVKFVLLGNEARWTALQTDQVDMVAQFATITPERLVRVGFTPRYFDTGMTVVVRKDSKIKSFADLDSADVTIATLTVPEQIDLVKRMAPNARVASFATVDQQFLALRSGRVQAFLVDLPIGMWYGATSPDARVIPGVYDGFQNYGIAYKLGELSWKQFLDGFVTDLTTGYSYVQYTVLYRKYFKINPPPQRDYKVMGAM; from the coding sequence ATGAAATTCAAGGCAATCTGCCAGTGCTTGGTAGCCGTTCTGACGCTGTTGGGCATGTGTTTTACTTCGCTGGCACATGCGGACAAGCTGGCAGACGTATTGAAACGCGGTTATTTGATTGTGGGTACCACAGGTTCCAGTCCACCTTTTGGCTTCAAGGATGAGAAAGGCGAACTGCAGGGCTTCGATGTCGATATGAGCCGCCTGATCGCGAAAGCACTGTTTGGTGACCCGCAGAAGGTGAAATTTGTCCTGTTGGGCAACGAGGCACGCTGGACCGCGCTGCAGACTGATCAGGTTGACATGGTGGCACAATTTGCCACCATCACGCCTGAACGCTTGGTGCGTGTGGGCTTCACGCCCCGTTACTTTGACACGGGAATGACAGTGGTGGTTCGCAAGGATTCGAAGATCAAGTCGTTTGCCGACCTTGATAGTGCGGACGTGACCATCGCGACCCTGACTGTCCCTGAGCAGATCGATCTGGTCAAGCGCATGGCACCGAACGCCCGCGTTGCAAGTTTCGCAACAGTCGATCAGCAATTCCTGGCATTGCGTTCGGGACGTGTACAGGCGTTTCTCGTTGATCTACCCATTGGCATGTGGTACGGAGCGACCAGTCCTGATGCAAGGGTCATTCCAGGTGTGTACGATGGATTTCAAAACTACGGAATTGCTTATAAACTGGGCGAACTGAGCTGGAAGCAGTTCTTGGACGGATTTGTAACCGATCTCACCACCGGCTATTCCTACGTCCAATACACGGTG